In Bacillus solimangrovi, a single genomic region encodes these proteins:
- a CDS encoding YugN-like family protein — protein MIPIKSTIEGKSFNLFELELKLKPIGYDIGGNWDYDHGYFDYKIDDEVGYQFLRVPFEAVDGQLDSNGCTVKMKRPFLLSHKYQRGLDDNVHVGNFNSSFNQFSEPEDPDATFPKDLVNVGKSLVDELEQALSV, from the coding sequence ATGATCCCTATCAAGTCAACTATAGAAGGGAAGAGTTTCAACCTCTTTGAATTAGAATTAAAATTAAAACCAATAGGATATGATATTGGAGGAAATTGGGATTACGATCATGGTTACTTTGATTATAAGATTGATGATGAAGTAGGATATCAATTTTTACGAGTGCCTTTTGAAGCAGTAGATGGACAACTTGATTCCAATGGATGTACAGTTAAGATGAAACGTCCTTTTCTTTTATCCCATAAATATCAAAGGGGTTTAGATGACAACGTACATGTAGGAAATTTTAATTCATCCTTTAATCAATTTTCTGAACCAGAAGATCCTGATGCTACATTTCCTAAAGATCTAGTGAATGTTGGTAAAAGTCTTGTTGATGAGCTGGAGCAAGCTTTATCCGTTTAA